A region of Acaryochloris sp. CCMEE 5410 DNA encodes the following proteins:
- a CDS encoding ParA family protein, with protein sequence MIITTASFKGGVGKTTTAIHVAASLQIEKDTLLVDGDPNRSASRWSKRGNGLPFKVVGEQQAAKYARKYEHIVIDTQARPTEDDLQDLVDGCDLLILPTTPDVLSLDALLQSVTLLQSLGSEQFKILLTRVPSLPRKDGDEAREMLKEAGLPLFKGKVRELVAFQKAALEGVAVNQVSDRRAGIAWKEYTAICKEIINGEV encoded by the coding sequence ATGATTATCACCACAGCTTCATTCAAAGGTGGTGTTGGTAAAACAACAACAGCAATTCATGTTGCAGCTAGTCTTCAGATCGAAAAGGATACTCTACTTGTCGATGGTGATCCTAATCGTTCTGCATCCAGGTGGTCAAAACGCGGAAATGGCTTGCCCTTTAAAGTTGTAGGTGAACAGCAAGCTGCAAAATATGCGCGGAAGTATGAGCATATCGTTATTGATACTCAAGCTCGCCCTACTGAAGATGATCTTCAAGATTTAGTAGATGGTTGTGATTTATTAATACTTCCTACTACGCCCGATGTGTTGTCGTTAGATGCATTGCTTCAATCAGTCACATTGCTTCAGTCGCTGGGGTCAGAGCAATTCAAAATTTTACTAACTAGGGTTCCATCTCTTCCTCGTAAGGATGGTGATGAGGCAAGAGAAATGCTAAAAGAAGCTGGGTTACCTTTATTCAAAGGTAAAGTGCGAGAACTGGTGGCTTTTCAAAAGGCTGCTCTTGAAGGGGTAGCTGTAAATCAAGTCAGCGACCGACGTGCTGGGATTGCATGGAAAGAATACACTGCAATTTGCAAGGAGATCATAAATGGGGAAGTTTAA